The region AGTAAAGTCATTTCCATTTTCCATTCAGAGTGAGATGCAGATTGTGCACGCCATGACCTTCAGTTGTTAAGCAGCCGGAAGCTCGCTGGATAACAGGCCTTACAAAAGGAGAGGAGCTAAAGCAAGAAAATAAGCATATTATAACAGTTTGTCATTTAATCACGCTCTTCACTAAACCTCAGAAAATGATCAATTTATGGAGCAATCATCGAAGGTGCTATCTCTGCTGGAAGAGAAGTTGGAAGTAAATTTAAAAGTGCTATCTCAATGCGTATGCTTTATGACCTTTACTTCATGACTCAGGTCAATGAGACTGTTTCTTGAAGCAAACACGCtcatgtgaagaaaaacatggtttgTCTGAGTTGATAATCATCCAGGTGTTAACCACTGGACATCAGCAACCATCTGAAACACTGCAAATAGTTGACATCATGAAAGAGAAACCTTTGGTAACCATCCCCCCTTCTCATGCTCACCTTCTCGCTCACCTTGTTTCGCAGACGTTCCTTCCTGTTACCCAGCTCGTCCCTGTCCTCCTTTCCCAGTTTGTCTCCGCTGTCAGGACAATAAGAATAGCCATGATGGTGTCCCTCTTTCTTGGCCCGGTCCTGGCAGTAACCCTTCCCCCACTTGGTTTCGTCTTTGCGGCGCATGAACTTGTCAAACTCATAGTGGTGTCTCTGTCGTTTCCTCTCCTCATCTTTCCCGCGGTGAtccttgtctctctgtcttcgGCCGTGCTGCTCTCTGTGCTCTTTGTCGCTCTCtggctgccctctagtggtcagaGAGGGGATTGCAGAGAAACAGAGTCCATAATTATTACAGTCGTTCTGTAGTTACATGAGAAATCTTTGAACGACTTTACAGTAATGTCATGTGTCACTAAGTAGCCATCTGACACAATGCCCCACTCCTATATTGATGGAATATCACAGTTCTTACTTTTCTTTGGGATCCTTTGACTTCACCTGTCCTCCAGTTTTCTCCCATTttcctctctccgtctccccgATGTCGCTTTTATCCTTCATTCTGTCTGAATCCACGTCATCATCCCGGTCACTCTTCTTCAGGAGCTACAGCACGTACAGAGCAACACGAGACAGAGTCCATAACTACACGCTGATACATCACTCAAAAAGCAATAATAAGTGTGTATGATGAAACAGGTCTTAGTGACAAAGGATCACCTTTATTTTGATGTCTTTATCGGATAATTTCTTCTGCTTCTCTGCCTCTTTTCGTTTgcgcctctcctcctctcgccgctttctcttttctcctccctttgACGTTTCTTCTCAagctccctcctcctccgctcttctctcttctcctctcttatTCTCTGTAAATAAAGGTGGAGCACATTATGAAAGgtttataaaaatgaatttaagCAGAATGATCTTTTTCATATAtatctctttgttttgtgtcttacCTGTTTCTCAATTTTCTTATTCTTGATGTACTCCAACAGAGGTGTTGTCCTTTTGGCTGAgaacaaaagcaaaagaaaagaacagacaTGAACTCTTATTGAAACTCATTGTAAAGATGTAAAAACacatatatcagtgtgtgtgttactgtaccTATGAGTTCTCTGGTCTTGGCCTCTATCTCTCCCAGCAGAGTCTCAGGGTTGGCCATCGACTTCTCTTCATCACAGGAGTAGTTCTCCAAGAACCTCCTATATTCAGGGTCTAACGGAGTTTCAAGGCAAAATatagattttctttaaatgtcaaatcTATTGAGAAACATATTTAGTATCCGGTTTATTCATCTCCTTGTGCAATCATCAACAGTGCAACATCATTTCCCACTGTGCAATATATATGTAGAGATattttacttcttctttttttttaacctgtacTACTTAAACCCTTCTACCtgaacatacatttatttttctctttcacaaaTCATATTTTTCTACTGCAGAGGACATATTTTCTTAccatttcaatattttaatttcagaCTGTGCAGTATATATTCATACTCTTTGTGGCAAGCTACTGTTTTAATGTGGAATAATCATTATCTGCTGTTAATAGTGCTGTTATCTACATATGCATTTTACCTTTACTTGAATGCAAGTTGTTGTTTGCAGCTGTGATGCCTCTATGTTggtgcactttaaggtgaagcatTTCTTATTCTGTTGTACAATTGCGCAATCacaataaaggctttctattcttctattattgtttttcagGATGGACCGTTTTCTTATTTCAGTACCTTCCTCGATGCTCCCGgcttttgcatcttttttcttcagtttcttcttgGAGATTTTCTGGAAGGGGGCAAACTCTACCACAGCAGGATACTCCTGGCCTGAGTAAATATTGGAATAAAGGCAGCGGTTCATTTTATAGACCAAAACGGTATCAATGGCAACAAAGTGTTAAAGCCGACCCTATGTCTATAAAATGCAGCCTGTAGCTGTTACACAACCAtgcttttgtttgcatttcatCTCGTATACTAGGTCGTGTTGTGTGCTGATGACAGGGTATGCAACAAAGTCATACAGAGTCtaaataaaaagcagacatACCCTTGTTATCAATGAAGACATAACCGTCAAATCTGTCCCTAAACAGCAGGATATCTTCAGGGTTTTTAAAGTTGATATACGCTCTGGAGAACAGATGGGGATAAAGACTGTgaagaaaggaaaaatattTCTCTTGTTAgttcaaaaagaaacaagaaatgtttttattatttattgatttaaagtgTTATGATTACCTTTGATCAGCTGGAAAGAACTCAAAATAGTCGTAAGGTGGAAGAGGGCTGAGTTGTTCCTCTAGCAGGTCTTTTGACAGGTTAGGCGGAAGCCTTCGAATCACCACCTGTAATCAATGAATCGAAAAGTATTTCCTCATCTTATACAGATTAACATTGTAAGTAGTGCACTTATGCTTTTTGACTTGTTacagctttctttttaaatctatttttatccCTTGCTCCACTTTCCAAAATAATAGCATCTCAAGGGGTTTTTTTTAGGAGAAGGGGTTACACaataataaatatgactttATTTTCCCTGCAGGGGCAAGTGTTGACATTTGTACTGAACTCCAGCATGGATTAAGCAGATAAATAACATGTCTGACAGTCAAACAACAGATGTCTGCTATCTAAACGATGCTGAAGAAGGCAgaaataaagtgtttattttaaagcttttaaaagtAAGCAAAATGTAACACAGCCTGCTTAAATTTGCAAATACGCATACACAAATAGCAGGCCTTATATGATCTAATATACTAAACTGGGTTTAAGGAGCCCAAAACTGGTCTAACAGGACTTAAAATGCAGTTTTATTACAGAACTTGCAGCCGTGAATGATTAGACAGAGTGTATTAATCTTTGTTGTAAGTGTTGAATACATTCGTTTGAACACTAGCTGACAATGTCAACGTAATCTACAGCCATCATTATCATTGCATTTATCCATCTTATGTGCAATTATAAAGTCTAATCTTATATAAAGGTAAGAGAAAAGGCGGGACCGTGGATAATATGTCCTCCTCTCGTCGCTGTCCGCGGTGCTGAAATGTGCCCACCTGCCTTCATGCCTCCATGTCCGTTTTCCGAACAGCGTAAACAATGCGACACATCTCAAACACTCCCTACCTACCTTCGTGAAAACCTCTTTCCGCTCCTCTTTCTGCTTAAGGTTGCCGGGGATGTTTTCCTGGTCTCTTTGGAGGTCTCTGAACTGTATCTCGACGACGCTTTTCTCCTTGCCAACGGTCATTTGGTCCTTTTCAGACCTCATTTCTCCCCATCTCCCTCTCGTCCGTGTTGTTGCTGTGTCCTCGCGAGAGCGGTAGAATATCGCGAGAacagagagatttaaaaagacAGCTTTTGCTGCAGCTGTCAGAGTCTGAAGCCCTCTATGCTGAAGCCGTATACTTTACCCACAAAACTACGATCAGATGTGAGGAGTGGGGCAAGGAAACTATAAATGAAACTGGGGAGGGAATACAGTCAACCACCCTGTCCATCCCAATACTTTTGAAAGTGGTCTAATAATTTAAATCAGATtacattcaaattaaatataagATTAAATCAAAGTATTTAAAGAATTGATATCCTGATGTAAAAATCACTTTAATAATGCAGCTGGTGAATGTGGAGCCTGGTGGATAACAACCAATAGGCAGCATTCAAGTATCTGAGCCAGTCATATTCATTGATTACAGTTCTAATAATTAATATATTATCAAATGGCATATAGTATATACTACTCATTTACAGAACAAATAGGCCATACTATTAAACTGGACTCAAGCTTCTTGATTTGAGTAGTTACTTCGTAACACTGGTCAcataatttaaattttttaaccCCACTGATATTTATAATTCACATTAAGTGCAggtgaaaaacacaagaaaaatatCAACCACCGCAGTTCTTTATATCACTGCAGAAATTCGTCGCACTGCTGCTTTTGTAGGTTCAGTACATATTTGAAAACTATCACTAACATCTGCTGCGTAATTTCACCAAGTCGGCACATTTCTACatcaaagaaaaagagcaaaaggtGATAAAGAAACACGTTTATTGCACTTCTTTGAAAATAATCCAACCACCACTTGAATCAGTTCATGTCCCAGAGTAACAGTTAGGCAGTCCCGAAGCCCTTGGTGTCACCTTGCAGGTCCGGAGTCGGGCTGCAGGTCATCCGAACGGCACGAGCTTCCAGGAGAGCTCCAGGACTCTGCGCACGAGGACTGACTCACCGAACGACCGCGCGCATCTCTGTCGGGGActagaagagaaaacaaaaacgcCCACGAAACTTACATTACTTTAACTCAGAAAGATTGTACTGAATGTTAAAACCAGATGTGGACACATTGAACACTGTTCGAGGATAAACCGACCAAACACTCACCGCTGAGGAAAGGTTGCCACTGTCTAGGTCTCTCCGGTGTGGACACGGAGCTCTTCAGGCTTGGGACAAAAGTGGAGCAGGTGTCCAGGTCCAGACAGACCCTGTCCTGGCTGTAAATGACGGCTGACTTAGACGGTGTACAGCCCATTTCTGTATACATCACTACAGACTCTCTTTATTGGGTGTAACAACGCCAAAAACTACCGTGTATGCTCCTTGAATATCAGGAGGGGAGTGGAGGGGGTGCTGCGTGTTTTCAGTGAGCCTCGGGAGACCACACTCCTCCCCTTCAACATCACATTTGAAGAGATGGTCTGAGCTTCAAACTGTTTCAGACAACACGAAGGCTACATAACTGAAAAGGGTTTGTTTTCTGGAAAGGTTTGGGTGAAGTGGTACATTAACAGAATCGTCCTCCCCAATGATTGTAGTTAAGTGGAGGgataaaataaaacctaaaatAATCACATTCTTGTCAATATCTTAAAGTAGCGTAGTGTGCAGGCAGTATTATATACACTCTGTAACCACTCCAACTACATCCTCTGTTAGAAAATATATAACTATGACAATTAACAGCTGAATTCATTACTTATGTGCTTAAAGATTTCaccaacattttgtaaaagtatCTCATTCGTTTAACCACAACTATAGTCTTGTTTCTAAATAAGAATTTTGTCAATCTGACAGCATGTACAAACATAAAAGTATAGACTGGAAATGAAAATCCCTTGTGTTAAACATTTCCTAGCTCTGATGTACCTATGTGCTTTAAACTACATTATTAGGATCGACACAGAACACTCTTAAGATAAATGCATGGTTTATTTGATCAATTAccaagaagattttttttaattcaaactgcTTGTATTTAAGCTGGCTCTTTATTCAAGGTGTAAATCCACAGGTTGAGCAACACGGAGGGTCCTGCCATAGGCAGTAATAATAGGTGACgagtcttttttatgatgtgaGGTGTTCGGCTGTGTTTGCTCCGTTCAGTCAAGCGTCAGAGGAAACACATGTTCCCAGCGTCTTCAGGCTTAACCCAAGGTTCAAAACTAAACCTATACCAAGGCTCGTGTTAATTCCCCTTTTAAAGTGCATTCTTGCTTAATTCACTCACTTGTAGTCATGTCCATAGAATTCAAAATGGCGTGTTCTATGTCCATACCCTTACAGAAACGATCACATCTAATGCACAAGACGGGGAATCCACAGGAAACCCTTAGTGGATGACGGGTGCCACAGTTTTAGTTTTATTCATTGGGCTCGGATATGTGTACCTATGACGACCTGTTGCTTCGACAGTTCCACCTGCACACAGGGTGACATCACGTGCTGGTGTCAGACAAGGTGTCTAACATGACGTCACTCTCATACATGTCACACTCCAGGGTCAAGGAGAGCCGCAGTGGCGTCTCCAGCATCATCTTGTCCTGATTTGAGAGTGGCGTTTCCATGGATGTGATGCTGGTGTCTTCCATCCTCGGTGTGGCCATGAGCTCCCCGGACTCTGCGGTGTTCAGCATCTTCATCAGTGCAGGAGTGTTCAGGCTGCCTCGCACCTTATCATTGATGTCTGTGCCTTAGTGGAAACACATGAGAAATCATCTTTAGTGCTACTGAGAGAACATAGCTGGACTCAAATGAGATGCAATTCTGgaatgttaaactttttacaAACCATTTCCCCAAAAAAAATTTTGAGGCATTTCCTACCTATATAGGCGTCCGTGTCACCGATGTACATCTCGATACAGTGGCCAAGCATGGTCACAGAGAAGGTGTCGTCCCTTTTTAGTCCAAGTGCCTGCACAGAGAGGAACAAaaccaccttcaaacatgtattccttaagataaataaaaatcaacaatccacaggtaaaaaaaatacatgcttTAATAAGATCctccatgttttttcttttgaaaaggtgaaacaaaacatttcataacaaaCATACATCACAGAACATTATGTTGCTTTTTTAGTATAAACTGCATTTTctactttattctttatttcaactcttcagctctctgtgaaAAGGTTGAGAGTGAGAAACTATAATTTGATGTGTTACAGCTGAAACAGTTTCTTTAGTTTATTAAATAACAGAGATAATGTCAAAACATTACTTTCTGAGgttaggggggaaaaaaagacaaggcAGGAGAAAAAGGAACCATACCGTGTGAAAGTAGTCGATAGCGCTCTCAAAGTCGCCCATTAGGCTGTGCACGTATCCGATGGCGGCGTAGGTGGAGGCGTGCTGAGGGATCAACACCAAAGCCTGACGGTGGTACTCCAACGCCTGGTCGTACTttctacagaaacaaacagcacagtGTGCAAAGTTCTTATCACTGCATCCACAAAGACTTCAAAATGGTGTTTGCAGAAACTTCACAAAatacaaatgtgaaataatagaCATGTGACATGAAATGGAATCAAAACAATGACTTGGTTGGGGCGACTgttgcctagtggttagtgcgcacgcctcATATACGGAGGCTACAGTCATCAAactgggcggcccgggttcaattccgacctgtggctcctttcccgcatgtcattccccaatctctgactctgtccactgccctatctctaaaaataaaaggcatataAGTCCAAAaatatacctttaaaaaaacaatgacttgGTTGAATACCCCTAACTCAAACTTTTTCCTAACAGCACGTACAAACTGTGTATTTATCGGTTTTCAGATAAGGCATACATGTTTTGATGATGGACCAataactttcagaataaaaactaTACAAACCTTTCAATACAGCCTCTTGTGTGGCACACATTCTGCAAGGCCCTTATATCTATGGAGTGGTGGCTATGCATAATTCATTAAAgggtattttcatgaattctaAATGAAGGCACTACCTCTGCTGAACGAATGAAAGAGAACAAGTGAGCACATCTGTGAAAATAGTTCATAGCAAACAGGTGAAcgaaggaaaaaaggaaaaggaggggAAATTAACAAATCAGAGAAGAGTGCACTCCGACCAATCTTCTTTCATCATTCACTAAGGATAAATTTAGCCTCCCTTCTGAGCCCTACATGTGCCCTCTTAAAATAAGACCCTGAAATCCATGATGCTGTTCGGACAAAAGGCAGAGCAGTCTCTCTCTTACGGAGCCTACCTAAGAGCATTCAGATCACTGAAATGAGCGGCATTCTTACTTCAATTTCCGACACACATGACCCAGGTTGTTTAACAGGGGCTCCCATTTATCCACAGTGACCtaaaatgtaaaagacaaaagcagagagcataaataaaatacctcaaagagagtgagtgagtttgTTAAGATGCTCaatatttatatgtttatacCTTTTTGATTAAATCAGTTACCTCATTCCCTATGGCTTTGATCTTCTCCATTGCATCGAGAAACAACCTCTCTGCCGTCTTCCAGctgaaacagaagagaaaacatttttacagcccatctgaatttttaaaataaaccacATATCACAGTGTATTTCACTGTAGGTCATTGAGGTTTTACATTTCCGGTTGCTCATAAGgtaaggcaagtttatttagctcagcaacaaggcaattcataGTGCTTCACTCTAGACATCAAAAGCAACTAACATCGACTCAGTGGAAACATCTGTACATATTGTCATTATTATAATAGCTACCTTTGTCAAACTAGAGGTCCATATGTGTGATTGAGTGTGTGTTATTGGCTGAATGACTCACTCTCCGTTTTGAAAGGCAACCACGGCCACCTCGTGTATGACAAACGGGTCCTCTGGAGCGATGCTAAGAGCCTGGCTGAAGAAACGTTCGGCCAGCTTGGAGTTGTTGGTCAGACCGTACTCCAGGCCGATGTAGAGCATGGGGAGGTGACACCTGGAGGAAAGAGTGCAGGAGAAGTCAGCAAACATTATGTTcaaataaggtttttttttttgcttgttagCCAGAAATAACTGCTGGATACACTTACTTAGTGTTTCCAAAAACCTAAAAAGTTTCTCTTAAAATGCCAATAACTGAACATGTTTTTTCCATATTCAAATTTTACAGTTTtcccaaaaaaaagcaaaaaaaaaaaagcacaagttCAGGTGTCAGGTATGCAACGCTACACTCAACTCATGAGCAATACATATCATGATACTGTTATTATTAGGTAATACTTTTTAATTATGAGGTTGTATaattacaaattaaacaaaacactTGTTCTTTATATAAAAGAAACACTAATACCTTTGGATTTGTAAAATTTGAAATAaggaattattaaaaaaaatcttcaactACTGACGTCCAACAACAGACACCAAAAGTGGATAGTGCCCTTTACTGGTTGAAAACAAGTGTCTCATCAATTTGTATTGCGAGTTATCGTTACACCCCCGCACCTCTATACTTCTTTATGTTGACATGTCATTTGACTAACTAGtcaactacttttttttttttttatacagaagatgtatttttgggcttcttgtgtttttattgtattgtcataggacagtggatagagttgaaaatcagggagagaaagattGGGGAATGGCATGATGGAAAAGAGCCACGGGTTGTTTTggaacccgggctgcccactgggaggactatagcctccgtacatggggcgcacgcactaaccccTACGCTACCTACTCCCCCtcaaagttttaaactttttacacAACTTGTTTGTGCACCATCAGTCGTGGAAATGTTCGATTTTATTGTCTCATGTCTGCCCACCAAACCAAAATTTGAGAACTcagttgcagttttttttacagaga is a window of Labrus mixtus chromosome 13, fLabMix1.1, whole genome shotgun sequence DNA encoding:
- the upf3a gene encoding LOW QUALITY PROTEIN: regulator of nonsense transcripts 3A (The sequence of the model RefSeq protein was modified relative to this genomic sequence to represent the inferred CDS: inserted 1 base in 1 codon), whose amino-acid sequence is MRSEKDQMTVGKEKSVVEIQFRDLQRDQENIPGNLKQKEERKEVFTKVVIRRLPPNLSKDLLEEQLSPLPPYDYFEFFPADQSLYPHLFSRAYINFKNPEDILLFRDRFDGYVFIDNKGQEYPAVVEFAPFQKISKKKLKKKDAKAGSIEEDPEYRRFLENYSCDEEKSMANPETLLGEIEAKTRELIAKRTTPLLEYIKNKKIEKQRIREEKREERRRRELEKKRQREXEKRKRREEERRKRKEAEKQKKLSDKDIKIKLLKKSDRDDDVDSDRMKDKSDIGETERGKWEKTGGQVKSKDPKEKGQPESDKEHREQHGRRQRDKDHRGKDEERKRQRHHYEFDKFMRRKDETKWGKGYCQDRAKKEGHHHGYSYCPDSGDKLGKEDRDELGNRKERLRNKVSEKDRPAMQLYQPGARNRKRMSSAGKGYDCLPVGLSPEPGAEHCFEVVAMATGLEKGFEKSKDEQ